The stretch of DNA CTGATACCCTCTATGGATTCGCCTGTGATGCTTGGTATGTTCCCCACTCATTTTGCCTTCAAACTGTTTGATTAATTTACTCAATGAAACTTTCTTGAATTTCAGCTCAAATGTGTTTAGTGTTGTCAAAATGTTGTTGAAGCAGTCATTAGTTTGAATCATCTTCTTTGGTTTTGACATGGAATTTGAGCTTGAATTTTATTACATAGAGCTAAAAGAGAGTGGAACTGAAATGAACTTTGGAGTTAATGTCATATGGTCACAGCAGCAAACACGTTAATGCAAGATTAGTGTGCTTATTATAAGAGATTAAGGTTGCGTTTTGGAGTTAATGAAATGGAATTGGAATGGAAAGATATCAATTTTCATTTCATTCTTGTGTTTGGctgtattttaaagtattagaatgtcgagttttttaatattttagtagatgactattccattttgaaatggaaGAAAAAACTATTCCAACtcaagatgaaaaaaaaaagaaaaaaattaataatttttagagtaaatagcggcataagtacttaAAGTTTCAGGTTTGTAAGTGACATaaacctaatgtttatttttagcggcataagtacccaatatttgtaaaactgtaattttttctaatttcgtCAGTATAGACTCTGTTATTTTCTTCAACAGACCACATATAAGGTCTAAATTCTAGATTATTTGGTCTAGATAGAAACATGTAGTATTAGTTATttccaaatattttttaataaattcaaaacggagtctgtactgacaaaactggaggaaaattacagttttacaactattgggtacttatgccgttaAAAATAAACAGGAATTATGtcacttacaaacttaaaattttagatACTTATGCCGTTATTTACTCTAATTTTTATCAATATTTTTTGTgtgtgaattttaaatttacttCATTCTgttcttatttttattcttgtgtttttatttttcctagCCAAACATACTTTAAGGTCATGTTTGGCCAAGCTTTTGTCTTGAAGAAAAGTTCATTCATATTAACAGTATTCAGAAAACAAgtgctttgtttttttttttctggttgcTGATCAAAATGTTTGATGAATTATGCTTAGCTTTGTAAGTTTAGCAATCAATTTTCACATGGGAACCTAAATGTTAATGCAGTTCTTCGGAAGCAGTAAATAGGATTTATGAGATTAAAGGGCGTAAACACACTAGTCCTCTTGCAATATGTGTTGGGGATGTGTTAGAAATCAAACGCTTTGCCGACACCGAGCATTTGCCTGATGGCTTACTTGAATCTCTCCTTCCGGGACCTGTCACTGTTGTACTAAAGCGAGGTTTGTTCTTGATAATCTTTTTCCGAAAAAGAAGTCAAGGGTTTGTATCTTTTAGGACTAAGATATCTGCAAAATAGAAACTTTCTTAGTTTCACTTGAGAATGTAGGGTTAAAAGTTCAAGTTTCCATAATGTATctcatgagaaaaaaaaaatccatagtACTTTTTACCAAGCCTTTTTGAAGAAGGCTAAGCTATAGAACAAAGCAAGGGATTGAGCTCTCCACCAATGAAAGCAGGTGACTGTTCCAACTGAATTGGATCAGGTGCACCCATTGGACGCTAGAGCCAATGTTAGTTCTTTTAGAATCAATTTTATACTGTCTGCTAGAGGTTGTAACAATCCGAATGATAGTTGAAATAGGATTCGTTTGGGCTAGTGCTCTATTTTTGATTAGAAGTTCGACTGAGCTATAGTCTCTGGACTAGTTGACCACTGACTTTGAGTTAATATGTTGGCTTATTGCACCTTTGATCTTATGTAGAAGAGTTGTGTCCACACCTGAGTCATTTTGGTTTGAAACAATTATGTGTTCCCTCTAATATTTTCAGGTGAGTCGAGCATACTCGAGAAGTCTTTAAATCCGGGATTAGACAGTATAGGAGTTCGAGTGCCAGACTATGACTTCATCAGGATCGTTGCTCGTGGATTGGGGAGTGCGTTGGCTCTTACAAGTGCAAATCCAAGCGGGCAGCCAAGTAGTGTTAGCATCAAAGATTTTGAGAATCTTTGGGAACATTGTGCCTTCGTTTATGATGGCGGTGTGCTGCCTTCGGGTAGAGCAGGCTCAACGGTTGTGGACCTCACCAAAATCGGGAAGTACAAGATTCTTAGACCTGGAAGGTACTGAATCAATCAATCTATTGTTGTTCATCTTTGAAACATTAAATAAGAAAACACAAGAAGAAGATTTGAGCACAGAATTCTGTTATAACCCCTATAACCGAAACTAACTAACTTACAGTTGTGATAAATTTCCAAGTTATATGttaaaactgtaaaaatgtCTAAACTGTATctgaaaattcatgaaaacTAACCCTACTTTTTTTCGGGGCTGAATTTGCAGTGCGGAGGTTGAGACGGTGGAAATCCTCAAAAGGCATTctttagaagaagaaacaacAACTACTTGAATATGCCTTATCTCTTCTTCTATTAGCTATTGTTAAGAACTCTAATGAATTTTGATTTAGTCAAAATCTCATTAGAGTCCtcttcaagatattttattgaatttgaACTGTATAATTCTCATGTTTAAATCCAACATTTTCACCATTAATCTGTGAACATCTACCTGTTTTTTTCCATGTTTCATGCTCAGAACTCTACCGGAACCGGTTGACCGAAGATGGGCTTTAATGGAGAAAGTCAGAATACTAGGCAGCTACACTTGATTCAGTTTCTAACCATAGAATAGGATAGGATAGTTTGGTTTTTCATCTGTGAATTAAGTTGTGTATTAGGCAGTTAATTAATTTGATGATTAAGATTAAGAGGAAAATATGATTCAAATTTGGGTAACTTGCCCAACAATGCTATTCTATTCTATGCTATTATTA from Cannabis sativa cultivar Pink pepper isolate KNU-18-1 chromosome 2, ASM2916894v1, whole genome shotgun sequence encodes:
- the LOC115721024 gene encoding uncharacterized protein LOC115721024 isoform X1, which translates into the protein MWLPSRIAVTLTLPSSSSLVNARLLPSFSPITRGFPISGFLSFSTKFTTFSNKMAWNGVRNDLAVENKCGVVLPASESYVEQACDALRVGKVIAVPTDTLYGFACDACSSEAVNRIYEIKGRKHTSPLAICVGDVLEIKRFADTEHLPDGLLESLLPGPVTVVLKRGESSILEKSLNPGLDSIGVRVPDYDFIRIVARGLGSALALTSANPSGQPSSVSIKDFENLWEHCAFVYDGGVLPSGRAGSTVVDLTKIGKYKILRPGSAEVETVEILKRHSLEEETTTT
- the LOC115721024 gene encoding uncharacterized protein LOC115721024 isoform X2; this encodes MAWNGVRNDLAVENKCGVVLPASESYVEQACDALRVGKVIAVPTDTLYGFACDACSSEAVNRIYEIKGRKHTSPLAICVGDVLEIKRFADTEHLPDGLLESLLPGPVTVVLKRGESSILEKSLNPGLDSIGVRVPDYDFIRIVARGLGSALALTSANPSGQPSSVSIKDFENLWEHCAFVYDGGVLPSGRAGSTVVDLTKIGKYKILRPGSAEVETVEILKRHSLEEETTTT